A genomic region of Myxococcaceae bacterium contains the following coding sequences:
- a CDS encoding helix-turn-helix domain-containing protein codes for MKYLHGYRTYPINKLRISPHDLVALKRWNALERFERALSKGLSSGDAAQIVGVSKATLYRWKARKTAKFSIVDPEEPTSLLFAKNESTP; via the coding sequence ATGAAGTACCTACACGGTTACCGGACCTATCCGATAAATAAGCTTCGCATAAGCCCTCATGATCTAGTAGCTCTGAAAAGATGGAACGCTTTGGAACGTTTCGAACGAGCTCTTTCGAAAGGGCTTTCTAGTGGAGATGCCGCTCAGATTGTTGGAGTCTCCAAAGCCACTCTCTATCGTTGGAAGGCTCGAAAGACGGCCAAATTTTCAATCGTTGATCCCGAAGAGCCGACGTCCCTGCTCTTTGCGAAAAACGAAAGTACCCCATGA